One window of Esox lucius isolate fEsoLuc1 chromosome 25, fEsoLuc1.pri, whole genome shotgun sequence genomic DNA carries:
- the LOC117594079 gene encoding mucin-5AC-like yields MTSTSSVTANTGVETTHEFASTNTEAATTTTSGLTSTTVDSETTSTGSETSSASAATSNTEHVQTSTKSVTAANVASTLSPPDVTNHTEMDTTTSETATTTIPAATSTTSASTTSEEVATTNAESAPTTTLASTTTKEVATSTTSGATTNTEVATRNMESAPTTTLASTATTASPVSNTDVEPSSTSAGITTTEFATTNTKSASTYTSSPKTTKEVVMTSTSSLTANTGVETTHESASTNTEALTASTFGPTSSTIVSETTSTGSETSFTSAATTNTEHVQTSTKSVTAANVASTLSPPDVTNHTEMDTTTSETATTTIPAATSTTSASTTSEEVATTNAESAPTTTLASTTTKEVATSTTSGATTNTEVATRNMESVQTTTLATTATTASPKSNTDAELSSTSAGSTTTEFATTNTKSASTYTSSPKTTKEVVMTSTSSLTANTGVETTHESASTNTEALTASTFGPTSSTIVSETTSTGSETSFTSAATSSTELLSTTTANVAATLSTFASTNNSDVATTKTRAAPSTKSVSSSSEEVATINPKSGPTSTFVLTTTTASPKITTEPPTSHTSASTTNKEVLTMNTESTTLTIEASTRTISSPETTRQTETSSTFAATTISQFAPTITEVCPKKHGVCPNYHTGIDNNISLP; encoded by the exons ATGACATCCACCTCTTCTGTGACAGCAAACACAGGTGTTGAAACTACACATGAATTTGCCAGTACAaacacagaggctgccacaacaactacTTCTGGTCTCACATCAACGACAGTGGATTCtgaaacaacatccacagggTCTGAAACATCATCCGCATCTGCTGCCACAAGTAACACAGAGCATGTCCAAACATCAACAAAGTCTGTCACAGCGGCCAATGTGGCTTCAACATTATCCCCACCTGATGTGACAAATCATACAGAGATGGACACAACAACAAGCGAGACTGCCACAACAACAATACCGGCTGCAACATCAACAACATCTGCTTCCACAACCTCTGAAGAGGTTGCCACAACAAACGCAGAGTCTGCGCCAACTACCACACTGGCTTCCACAACAACCAAAGAGGTCGCAACATCAACCACGTCTGGTGCCACAACTAACACAGAGGTTGCCACAAGAAACATGGAGTCTGCCCCTACTACCACACTGGCTTCGACAGCTACCACGGCGTCTCCTGTATCAAACACAGATGTTGAACCTTCATCCACATCTGCAGGCATTACAACAACAGAGTTTgccacaacaaacacaaagtCTGCCTCAACATACACATCCTCACCAAAAACCACCAAAGAAGTTGTAATGACATCCACCTCTTCTTTGACAGCAAACACAGGTGTTGAAACTACACATGAATCTGCCAGTACAAACACAGAGGCTTTGACAGCATCTACTTTTGGTCCCACATCATCGACAATAGTTTCtgaaacaacatccacaggcTCTGAAACATCATTCACATCTGCTGCCACAACTAACACAGAGCATGTCCAAACATCAACAAAGTCTGTCACAGCGGCCAATGTGGCTTCAACATTATCCCCACCTGATGTGACAAATCATACAGAGATGGACACAACAACAAGCGAGACTGCCACAACAACAATACCGGCTGCAACATCAACAACATCTGCTTCCACAACCTCTGAAGAGGTTGCCACAACAAACGCAGAGTCTGCGCCAACTACCACACTGGCTTCCACAACAACCAAAGAGGTCGCAACATCAACCACATCTGGTGCCACAACTAACACAGAGGTTGCCACAAGAAACATGGAGTCTGTCCAAACTACCACACTGGCTACGACAGCTACCACAGCCTCTCCCAAATCAAACACAGATGCTGAACTTTCATCCACATCTGCAGGCAGTACAACAACAGAGTTTgccacaacaaacacaaagtCTGCCTCAACATACACATCCTCACCAAAAACCACCAAAGAAGTTGTAATGACATCCACCTCTTCTTTGACAGCAAACACAGGTGTTGAAACTACACATGAATCTGCCAGTACAAACACAGAGGCTTTGACAGCATCTACTTTTGGTCCCACATCATCGACAATAGTTTCtgaaacaacatccacaggcTCTGAAACATCATTCACATCTGCTGCCACATCTAGTACAGAGCTTTTATCAACAACCACAGCCAATGTAGCTGCTACATTATCCACATTTGCTTCGACAAATAATTCAGATGTTGCCACAACAAAAACAAGGGCTGCACCATCAACCAAATCTGTTTCCAGTTCTTCTGAAGAGGTTGCAACAATAAACCCCAAGTCTGGCCCAACTTCCACTTTTgtactgacaacaaccacagcctCCCCAAAAATAACCACAGAACCTCCTACATCACACACATCTGCTTCCACAACTAACAAAGAGGTTTTAACAATGAACACAGAGTCCACCACATTGACCATAGAGGCTTCCACAAGAACCATATCCTCACCAGAAACAACCAGACAGACTgaaacttcatccacatttgctgccacaactaTTTCACAGTTTGCCCCAACAATCACAGA AGTTTGCCCCA